The nucleotide sequence GTCCACCGGCGGGTACACCCCGGCCGCCTGCACCTCCCGGGAGAGCACCACCTGGCCCTCGGTGATGTAGCCGGTGAGGTCGGCGACGGGGTGGGTGATGTCGCCGGCGGGCATGGTCAGCACCGGCAGCACCGTCACCGAGCCGGCCGTGCCCCGGATCCGGCCGCAGCGCTCGTACAGCGAGGCGAGGTCGCTGTAGAGGTAGCCGGGGTAGGCGCGGCGCCCAGGGATCTCCCCGCGGGCGGCCGACACCTCGCGCAGCGCCTCGGCGTAGGCGGTCATGTCGCTCATCACCACCAGCACGTGCCGGCCGGTGTCGAAGGCCAGGTGCTCGGCCACGGTGAGCGCGATGCGCGGGGTCTGGATGCGCTCGATCACCGGGTCGTCGGCGGTGTTGAGCAGCAGCACCAGCTCGCTCTCCGCCGAGCGGGCCTCCAGCGCGTCGCGCACCGCGGCCGCGTCGGTGTTGGTCAGCCCCATCCCGGCGAAGACCACCGAGAACGGCTCGTCACCCACGGTGGCCTGGGCGGCGATCTGGGTGGCCAGCTCCAGGTGCGGCAGGCCGGCCACGGAGAACACCGGCAGCTTCTGCCCGCGCACCACGGTGTCCAGCGCGTCGATGGCGGAGACCCCGGTGAGCACGGCGTCGGCCGGCGGGTCGCGCCACGTGGGGTTGAGCGGCGCCCCCGAGATGGGCGCGGTGGTGGTGCCGAAGATGGGCGGCCCGCCGTCGATGGGGCGACCGCGCCCGTTGCACACCCGCCCCAGCCAGTCGGTGCCCACCGGGATGCGGAAGGCCGCACCGGTGAACGCCACCCGGGTGCGCCCGGGCAGGATGCCGCGGGTGCCCTCGAGCACCTGCACCACCACCCGGTCGCGGTCCACCTCCAGCACCAGGCCGTTGCGGGTCTCGCCGCTGCCCAGCTCGATCCGCGCCGCCTCGTCCCAGCCGACGCCGCGCACGCCGCGCACCACCAGCAGCGGGCCACGCACCTCGGCGACGTCGGTGTACTGCACCGTCCCCAGGTCGGTGGCGGCGTGCTCGGCGGCGCTCATGCGTCGCCGTCCTGGCCCAGCCCGTCCTGTTGCAGCCCGTCCAGCCGGGCCAGCACCTCGTCCAGGTGGGCCTGCACCCCGGCGGCGTCGGTGGGGCCGGTCTCCTGTGCCGCCCGCAGCAGCGGCCCGTAGTCCAGCTCCTCCACCCGGCCCGGCGGCACCCCGGCGGCCACCAGCGCCTGGCAGCGGTCCACCACCGTCAGCACCGCCGCCAGCAGTGCCGCACCCTTGGCCGTGGAGCAGAACGCGTCGTTCCGGCTGAGCGCGCTCTGCTGCAGCACCCCCTGGCGCAGCAGCGAGCCGGCCAACATCACCATCCGCTCCGCCCCGGGCAGCGAGGCCGCGCCCACCAGCTCGGCCAGGGCGGTGAGGCGGTCGGCGTCGGCGAGGTAGCCCAGTGCCCGCTCCCGGCGCTGCGCCCAGCCCGGGTCACCGCCGGCGGCGTGCCACCCGCCCAGCGCCGCGGCGTCGCGGGAGAACGACCCCGCCCAGGCCACCGCCGGGTAGTGCCGGGCGTAGGCCAGGTCGCGGTCGAGCGTCCACACCTCGCGCACGAACCGCTCGGTGTGCGCGGTGACCGGCTCGGTCATGTCCCCACCGGCGGGTGAGACCGCGCCCAGGATGGTGACCGACCCGGTACGCCCGCCGAGGGTGCGCACGTGCCCGGCCCGCTCGTAGAAGGCCGCCAGCGCCGAGGCGAGGTGCGCGGGGTAACCCTCCTCGGCAGGCAGCTCGCCGGTGCGGGAGGCGAGCTCGCGCAGCGCCTCGGCCCACCGCGAGGTGGAGTCGGCGATGAGCACCACGTGGTAGCCCATGTCCCGGAAGTACTCCGCCACGGTGACGCCGCTGTAGACGCTGGCCTCGCGGGCCATCATCGGCATGTTGGAGGTGTTGGCGATGACCACGGTGCGCAGGATCAGCCGGTCGCCGGTGCGCGGATCCTCCAGCGCCGACAGCTCGGCCACCACGTCGGCCATCTCGTTGCCGCGCTCGCCGCAGCCGACGTAGACGATGACGTCGGCGTCGCACCACTTGGCCACCTGCTGCAGCAGCATGGTCTTGCCGGTGCCGAAGCCGCCGGGCACCGCCGCGCTGCTGCCCCGGGCGACCGGGAAGAGCAGGTCCAGCACGCGCTGCCCGGTGTGCAGGCCCTCCGGGTGGTAGATCCGCTCGCGGTACGGGCGGGCCTGGCGCACCGGCCACTGCGGGCTCATCGGCACCCCCACCCCGGCCACCGTGGCCAGCACCGCGTCGTCGGGGTGCGCACCCGGCGCGGCGACCTGCTCCACCGTGCCCGCCACCCCCGGAGGCGCGAGCACGCTCACCCGCAGCGGTCCGGCGGTGGCCACGGTGCCCAGCTCGTCGCCGGAGCCCACCACGTCGCCCACCGCGACGGTGGGGGTGAACGCCCAGGTGCGCGCCGGCGGCGGGGCGCTGGCCTGCCCCGGGGTGAGCCAGGTGCCGGCGTCGGCCAGCGGGCGCAGCAGCCCGTCGAACACCGCGCCCAGCAGCCCCGGTCCGAGCCGCGCCGACAGCGGTGCGCCCTGCGGCTGCACGGGGGCACCCGGGCCCAGGCCGCCGGTCTCCTCGTAGGCCTGCACGGTGAGCTCGTCGTCGGCGATGGCCACCACCTCACCGGGCAGCCGGTGCTCCCCCAGCAGCAGCACCTCGTTCATCGCCACCGCCGAGCCGGGCTCGTCCTGCACCCCGACGAGCGAGCCGGCGACCCGAAACACTCTTGCGCTCACGGTGATTCACCAGCCCCAGCGGAGTCCGTGGCCCACAGCCCCTCGACCTCGCTGCCCAGGCCCTCGAGCACCTGCGCGGCGACGTCGTCCAGGGTGAGCACCAGCAGCCGACCGTCCGCCTCCGCCCGCACCCCGCCCTCCGGTGGCTCGCTGATGCGGGCGTGCTCGCCGAGCACCTGCCGGGCGTGGGCGACCAGCCGCTGCCGCCAGGCCGGGAAGGCGGGGTCCTCGCGCAGGGCCGGCAGCGCGGCGCGGACCTGCGCACGCAGGTCGTCGTAGGCCTGCTGGCGGGCGGCGAGCACCACCTCGCGGGCGTCGCGCCGGGCGCGGGAGCGGGCCGTGGCCTGCAGCGCCGCCGCCTCGGCCTCGCCCTCGCGGCGGGCGGCGGCCACCACCGCCTCGGCGTCGCGGCGGGCCTGGGCGTCCACCTGCGCGGCGTGCTCGCGGGCTGCGGCCAGCTGCGTCTCGGCCTCGGCGCGGGCGTGGTCGAGCACCGCGCGGCGCACCGGCTCCAGCGGGTCGCGCACCGGGGTGCTCATCCGGGCAGCACCGCCGTCAGCGGTGGCCGGCCCACCGGCCGGAGCTCGGCCAGGGCGGCCGCGGCGGCCGCGGTGAGCAACACCAGCTCCACGTCGGCGGGCAGCTGCCGCCAGGCGTGCCGCACGGCCGCGTCGTCCTCGGCG is from Rhodococcus sp. X156 and encodes:
- a CDS encoding V-type ATP synthase subunit B, which codes for MSAAEHAATDLGTVQYTDVAEVRGPLLVVRGVRGVGWDEAARIELGSGETRNGLVLEVDRDRVVVQVLEGTRGILPGRTRVAFTGAAFRIPVGTDWLGRVCNGRGRPIDGGPPIFGTTTAPISGAPLNPTWRDPPADAVLTGVSAIDALDTVVRGQKLPVFSVAGLPHLELATQIAAQATVGDEPFSVVFAGMGLTNTDAAAVRDALEARSAESELVLLLNTADDPVIERIQTPRIALTVAEHLAFDTGRHVLVVMSDMTAYAEALREVSAARGEIPGRRAYPGYLYSDLASLYERCGRIRGTAGSVTVLPVLTMPAGDITHPVADLTGYITEGQVVLSREVQAAGVYPPVDPLSSLSRLMRKGAGPGRTRADHLDVAAQVMSALARARQVRELAELVGEDALSDTDHAYLRYQTRVEQHLLNQRRDEARSLDDTLDRAWDALGVLPRRELTMLPVALLDEHYRPAGEQG
- a CDS encoding V-type ATP synthase subunit A — its product is MSARVFRVAGSLVGVQDEPGSAVAMNEVLLLGEHRLPGEVVAIADDELTVQAYEETGGLGPGAPVQPQGAPLSARLGPGLLGAVFDGLLRPLADAGTWLTPGQASAPPPARTWAFTPTVAVGDVVGSGDELGTVATAGPLRVSVLAPPGVAGTVEQVAAPGAHPDDAVLATVAGVGVPMSPQWPVRQARPYRERIYHPEGLHTGQRVLDLLFPVARGSSAAVPGGFGTGKTMLLQQVAKWCDADVIVYVGCGERGNEMADVVAELSALEDPRTGDRLILRTVVIANTSNMPMMAREASVYSGVTVAEYFRDMGYHVVLIADSTSRWAEALRELASRTGELPAEEGYPAHLASALAAFYERAGHVRTLGGRTGSVTILGAVSPAGGDMTEPVTAHTERFVREVWTLDRDLAYARHYPAVAWAGSFSRDAAALGGWHAAGGDPGWAQRRERALGYLADADRLTALAELVGAASLPGAERMVMLAGSLLRQGVLQQSALSRNDAFCSTAKGAALLAAVLTVVDRCQALVAAGVPPGRVEELDYGPLLRAAQETGPTDAAGVQAHLDEVLARLDGLQQDGLGQDGDA
- a CDS encoding V-type ATP synthase subunit E family protein; this translates as MSTPVRDPLEPVRRAVLDHARAEAETQLAAAREHAAQVDAQARRDAEAVVAAARREGEAEAAALQATARSRARRDAREVVLAARQQAYDDLRAQVRAALPALREDPAFPAWRQRLVAHARQVLGEHARISEPPEGGVRAEADGRLLVLTLDDVAAQVLEGLGSEVEGLWATDSAGAGESP
- a CDS encoding V-type ATP synthase subunit F, which codes for MGRVAVIGQRTACVGYALAGATVLAAEDDAAVRHAWRQLPADVELVLLTAAAAAALAELRPVGRPPLTAVLPG